The following coding sequences lie in one Eubacterium ventriosum genomic window:
- a CDS encoding helix-turn-helix domain-containing protein: MKDIDFDSIGKKLKEIQTHKGFTQKFVASSVKVNTSHISNIENGKVKISLTTLVNVCNVLGTTVDYVLKN, from the coding sequence ATGAAGGATATTGATTTCGATTCTATTGGCAAGAAATTAAAAGAAATACAGACACACAAAGGTTTTACTCAGAAATTTGTTGCATCTTCTGTTAAAGTGAATACCAGCCATATTAGTAACATAGAAAATGGTAAGGTTAAAATCTCCCTTACCACACTTGTTAATGTATGCAATGTTTTAGGTACTACTGTTGATTATGTACTAAAGAATTAA
- a CDS encoding MscL family protein, giving the protein MPVITLLTGKIDFSNLFIALDGGSYKTLAEAQKAGAATLNYGTFISGLINFLIMAFVVFMIVKFMNKLRRKEEPAPATTKICPHCKSEVHIGAKRKSYYNN; this is encoded by the coding sequence ATGCCGGTTATTACACTTCTTACAGGAAAGATTGATTTTAGCAATCTGTTTATTGCACTTGACGGTGGCAGTTATAAAACTTTGGCTGAGGCACAAAAAGCCGGGGCAGCAACACTTAATTATGGAACATTTATTTCAGGACTTATAAACTTTTTGATTATGGCATTTGTAGTATTTATGATTGTGAAGTTTATGAATAAATTAAGAAGAAAAGAGGAACCTGCTCCAGCTACAACAAAGATTTGCCCACATTGCAAATCAGAAGTACATATTGGTGCCAAAAGAAAAAGTTATTATAATAATTAA
- a CDS encoding family 16 glycosylhydrolase translates to MKEFFSMGRTMKKLISVVMSLALLLTSAEVIFSGSDVKGAAAEVVSSMDYYSTNDGPTITHSGVGTVSYGFVMPKFNGKASSELSIADVEKDIQVYVKQENGTNGEWKKIEDVSYFKWNDTWAWEYQSWGGWVCWMKLTETTYFRFHGKTNNINLDYKLELNKLSKYKLTSISTTETNIQADTTGGSATHWGAWTFNGDKSIKYEQIQDDVNITVDNNDGKGFVQFLGNAASGFLWDQNFGYYSDGDGGYWFTNISWSFTLRFASKSNPNVHQDVKVTYTKPTRSNYKITAYNGTSYDASTSGTASVGIPLPKIGGTEAIKDDLDLFKYEVKVDGKWIPLTDVAACGWVYEGSGYNKYSLSSQWGYFVDHVYGLWLQPVRQDTEIKVTYPIDGKKGGDASNNYVLYTIKGNTSYKPTLPSDMSDIKVNDNSNAYTPAGWKMIFNDEFDGASLDTSKWSYDEGFLLKEDDINTAGWGNQELEYYTRDNVSVKDGALNILMKKQSKVFTEKGDPSKKATAQYSSGKITTKDKFSVKYGRVDFRAKMPTGTGIWPAMWMLPNDSRYGSWPLSGEIDVFEGRGRTPNMVFGTLHYGAQWPNNINTSDAFNITRDGNKKTGIDDWHVYSVQWDAENIKIYCDGKCYFKCTYGEWYSGSDRGNAYAPFDQRFYLILNLAAGGTFDSGYVPDSSFTSGTMLVDYVRVYQRMVKAGEDEKADKNAGVSTNGAKDGLYGDYKIGKGVTPVTPETTNPSETKPEGTTASGETKPEGTTASPTTKKIQKKTPNKALKTTVVKKATKKKNANKIRLSFRKVKGAKRYQVQVSKNKKFTSVIVTKTVKKYKKVTISKKAFEKRKKLFVRVRAVGCKKWSKPKKVRILKK, encoded by the coding sequence ATGAAAGAATTTTTTAGTATGGGAAGAACTATGAAAAAATTAATTTCTGTTGTAATGTCTCTGGCATTGTTGCTTACTTCAGCAGAAGTAATTTTTTCAGGTAGTGATGTAAAGGGAGCAGCGGCAGAAGTTGTTTCATCAATGGATTATTATTCAACAAATGATGGACCAACAATTACACATTCAGGAGTTGGTACAGTCAGCTATGGATTTGTAATGCCAAAGTTTAACGGAAAAGCCAGTAGTGAACTTTCCATTGCAGATGTGGAAAAAGACATTCAGGTTTATGTTAAACAGGAAAACGGAACAAATGGTGAATGGAAAAAAATTGAAGATGTAAGTTACTTTAAGTGGAATGACACTTGGGCATGGGAATATCAGTCATGGGGTGGCTGGGTTTGCTGGATGAAACTTACAGAAACAACATATTTCCGTTTCCATGGAAAAACAAATAACATAAATCTTGATTACAAATTGGAACTTAACAAACTTTCAAAGTATAAGCTTACAAGTATTTCTACAACAGAAACAAATATTCAGGCAGATACAACAGGTGGTTCAGCTACACATTGGGGAGCATGGACATTTAATGGAGACAAGAGTATCAAGTATGAACAGATTCAGGATGATGTTAACATTACAGTAGACAACAATGACGGAAAAGGATTTGTTCAGTTTTTAGGCAATGCAGCATCAGGATTTCTGTGGGATCAGAACTTTGGATATTACTCAGATGGTGATGGTGGATATTGGTTTACAAATATCAGTTGGTCATTTACGTTAAGATTTGCATCAAAGTCAAATCCAAATGTACATCAGGATGTAAAAGTTACATATACAAAGCCAACCAGATCAAATTACAAAATCACAGCATATAATGGCACATCATACGATGCAAGCACAAGTGGTACAGCATCAGTTGGTATTCCACTTCCAAAAATTGGTGGAACAGAAGCTATAAAAGATGATTTGGATTTATTTAAATACGAAGTTAAGGTAGATGGAAAGTGGATTCCACTTACAGATGTTGCAGCCTGTGGATGGGTATATGAAGGAAGTGGTTACAACAAATATTCACTAAGCAGTCAGTGGGGTTATTTTGTTGATCATGTTTATGGACTTTGGCTCCAGCCTGTAAGACAGGATACAGAAATAAAAGTCACATATCCTATTGATGGTAAAAAAGGTGGAGATGCAAGCAATAACTATGTATTGTATACAATTAAAGGAAATACATCTTATAAGCCAACACTTCCATCAGATATGTCAGATATTAAAGTAAATGACAATTCAAATGCATATACACCGGCAGGTTGGAAGATGATTTTCAATGATGAATTTGATGGTGCATCTCTTGACACAAGCAAGTGGTCATATGATGAAGGATTCTTACTTAAAGAAGACGATATTAACACAGCCGGTTGGGGAAATCAGGAACTTGAATACTACACAAGAGACAATGTATCAGTAAAAGATGGTGCATTAAATATTCTTATGAAAAAGCAGTCAAAGGTATTTACAGAAAAAGGTGATCCATCTAAGAAAGCAACTGCTCAGTATTCATCAGGAAAGATTACAACAAAAGATAAATTCTCAGTGAAATACGGACGAGTTGATTTCAGAGCAAAAATGCCTACAGGTACAGGCATATGGCCTGCTATGTGGATGCTTCCAAATGACTCACGTTATGGTTCATGGCCATTATCAGGTGAAATAGATGTATTTGAAGGACGTGGAAGAACACCAAATATGGTATTTGGTACATTACATTATGGTGCACAGTGGCCAAATAATATTAATACATCAGATGCATTTAACATAACACGAGATGGTAATAAAAAGACAGGCATTGACGACTGGCATGTATACAGTGTTCAGTGGGATGCTGAAAATATTAAGATTTACTGTGATGGCAAATGCTATTTCAAATGTACATATGGTGAGTGGTATTCAGGCTCAGACAGAGGAAATGCATATGCACCGTTTGACCAGAGATTTTACCTTATTTTAAATCTTGCAGCAGGTGGAACATTTGACAGTGGTTATGTACCTGACAGCAGTTTTACATCAGGAACAATGTTAGTTGATTATGTTCGTGTTTACCAGCGTATGGTTAAGGCAGGAGAAGACGAGAAGGCAGACAAGAATGCAGGAGTTTCTACAAATGGAGCAAAGGATGGTCTTTATGGAGATTATAAGATTGGGAAAGGTGTAACACCGGTTACTCCAGAAACAACAAATCCAAGTGAAACAAAACCTGAGGGAACAACAGCTTCAGGTGAAACAAAACCTGAAGGAACAACAGCCTCTCCAACAACAAAGAAAATACAGAAAAAGACTCCAAACAAAGCATTAAAAACAACAGTTGTAAAGAAAGCAACAAAGAAGAAAAATGCAAATAAAATCAGGCTTTCATTTAGAAAAGTTAAAGGTGCTAAAAGATATCAGGTACAGGTTTCTAAGAATAAAAAGTTTACATCAGTTATTGTAACAAAGACAGTAAAGAAATATAAAAAAGTAACAATTTCTAAAAAAGCATTTGAAAAGAGAAAGAAACTTTTTGTACGAGTTAGAGCCGTTGGCTGCAAGAAGTGGTCAAAACCTAAAAAAGTTAGAATTTTAAAGAAATAA
- a CDS encoding ATP-binding protein produces the protein MVGKGTITMRETRILEFKEMITNTFLKTVSAFSNYNGGTILFGVDDNGNVKGLPDVKQACLDIENKINDSISPQPNYTLEIQNNDQTIKLTVKSGLQKPYLYKSKAYKRNDTATIEVDTLEFSRLVLDGKNISFEELPCKDQELSFKILQCKLKENIYIETFNQDTLKTLNLYDNINGYNNAAGLLADKNHFSGIDIVKFGENISIIQKRVTFEHISVLEIYEKALAVFRDYYQYEVIQGADRKMVEKIPEAAFREAIANALIHRVWDINSHIRVSMFDDRIEVVSPGGLPAGITAEEYLSGKLSILRNRNLANVFYRLGLVEIFGTGITRIKQLYAESLIKPEFEVSENAIKIVLPIFETNVNLTEDEKVIYKFLSKTMLKPISEIAPYVPFGKSKTTQLLKAMEKKGVIAVEGKGRGTKYIIK, from the coding sequence ATGGTTGGAAAGGGAACGATTACTATGCGTGAAACAAGAATATTAGAATTCAAGGAAATGATTACGAATACTTTTTTGAAAACAGTTAGTGCCTTTTCGAATTACAATGGTGGAACAATTCTTTTTGGGGTTGATGATAATGGAAATGTGAAAGGATTGCCAGATGTAAAACAGGCCTGTCTGGATATCGAAAATAAAATCAATGACAGTATATCACCTCAACCAAACTATACACTCGAAATACAGAATAATGATCAGACGATAAAACTTACTGTAAAAAGTGGTCTTCAAAAACCGTATTTATATAAATCAAAAGCATACAAACGAAATGATACAGCAACGATAGAGGTAGATACATTAGAATTTTCAAGGCTTGTATTAGATGGAAAAAATATTAGCTTCGAAGAATTACCTTGTAAAGATCAGGAGCTATCTTTTAAAATTTTACAGTGTAAACTGAAAGAAAATATTTACATTGAAACTTTCAATCAAGATACTTTAAAGACATTGAACCTGTATGACAATATAAATGGTTATAATAATGCAGCGGGACTTTTGGCAGATAAAAATCATTTTTCAGGAATTGATATTGTTAAGTTCGGTGAGAATATCAGTATTATTCAAAAAAGAGTAACGTTTGAACATATATCGGTTTTAGAAATATATGAAAAAGCACTTGCTGTATTTAGAGATTATTATCAATATGAAGTAATACAGGGGGCTGACAGAAAGATGGTGGAGAAAATACCGGAAGCAGCTTTCAGAGAAGCAATTGCAAATGCTTTGATTCATAGGGTATGGGATATTAATTCACACATCAGAGTTTCTATGTTTGATGATAGAATAGAAGTAGTGTCTCCTGGTGGATTGCCGGCTGGAATAACGGCAGAAGAATATTTATCAGGTAAACTATCTATTTTAAGAAATAGAAATCTTGCAAATGTATTTTACAGACTGGGATTAGTAGAGATATTTGGAACAGGAATTACACGAATCAAACAACTGTATGCAGAGAGTTTGATAAAACCAGAATTTGAAGTGTCAGAAAATGCTATAAAAATTGTACTACCGATATTTGAAACGAATGTCAATTTAACCGAAGACGAAAAAGTGATTTACAAATTTTTAAGTAAGACGATGCTGAAACCAATAAGTGAAATTGCACCATATGTCCCATTTGGCAAATCAAAAACAACACAATTACTGAAAGCTATGGAGAAAAAGGGTGTGATTGCAGTTGAAGGAAAAGGCAGAGGAACAAAATATATCATTAAGTGA
- a CDS encoding low molecular weight protein-tyrosine-phosphatase, with amino-acid sequence MIKILFLCHGNICRSTMAQYVLQDMVNNQGIADRFYIDSAATSYEEIGNGVHPGTRNKLKSEGIPCGNHRARHMEKSDYNEFDYIIGMDSANIRNIGRIVGNDRDGKVYKLLHFAGEERDIADPWYTGNFDATYDDVLKGCTALLNEILDAEKFTKEN; translated from the coding sequence ATGATAAAAATTTTATTTTTATGCCACGGCAATATTTGTAGATCAACTATGGCCCAGTATGTCCTTCAGGACATGGTTAACAACCAGGGCATTGCTGACCGTTTTTACATTGATTCGGCAGCCACAAGTTATGAAGAGATTGGCAACGGAGTTCATCCGGGAACAAGAAATAAATTAAAAAGTGAAGGCATTCCATGTGGTAATCACAGAGCAAGACATATGGAGAAGAGTGATTATAACGAATTTGACTATATTATTGGAATGGATAGTGCTAATATTAGAAACATAGGAAGAATTGTAGGAAATGACCGGGACGGAAAGGTTTACAAGTTACTACATTTTGCAGGAGAAGAAAGGGACATAGCAGATCCTTGGTACACAGGAAATTTTGATGCAACTTATGATGATGTGTTAAAGGGATGCACAGCTCTTTTAAATGAAATATTGGACGCAGAGAAATTCACAAAGGAGAATTGA
- a CDS encoding aldo/keto reductase — MKEITLGKTGIKTPQNAFGALPIQRVTMDEAVKILQRAYEGGMTFFDTARAYSDSEEKLGQAFEGMRDKIFIASKTLAKTPDEFWKQLDTSLTNLKTDYLDIYQFHCVPQCYKPDDGTGMYECMLKAKEQGIIKHIGITAHNIETAFQCVQSGLYETMQFPFSYLCSEREIELVNLCKEKNVGFIAMKGLAGGLIHNSKAAMAYISKYDNVLPIWGIQKMSELEEWLKFMDEESVWDDEISEYIEKERKELVGDFCRGCGYCMPCPKGIKINNCARMSLMLRRAPSKEWLTEDMQKEMMKIEDCINCGQCKSKCPYKLDTPVLLRKNLEDYKKVLAGEVKVQ, encoded by the coding sequence ATGAAGGAGATTACTTTAGGAAAAACAGGTATTAAAACTCCACAGAACGCTTTTGGAGCTTTGCCTATTCAGAGAGTTACAATGGATGAAGCTGTAAAGATTTTGCAGAGAGCATATGAGGGTGGAATGACTTTTTTTGATACTGCAAGAGCTTACAGTGACAGCGAGGAGAAACTGGGACAGGCGTTTGAGGGAATGAGAGATAAGATTTTTATTGCCTCAAAGACATTGGCGAAAACTCCTGATGAGTTTTGGAAGCAACTTGATACATCTCTGACTAATTTAAAGACTGATTATCTTGATATTTATCAGTTTCACTGCGTGCCACAGTGCTACAAGCCGGATGATGGAACAGGTATGTATGAGTGTATGCTTAAAGCTAAGGAACAGGGAATTATTAAGCATATTGGAATTACTGCCCACAATATTGAAACGGCTTTTCAGTGTGTTCAGTCAGGACTTTATGAGACTATGCAGTTTCCTTTCAGTTATCTTTGCTCTGAAAGAGAGATTGAGCTTGTTAATTTGTGTAAGGAAAAGAATGTTGGCTTTATAGCCATGAAAGGCTTGGCAGGAGGTCTTATTCACAATTCTAAAGCTGCCATGGCTTACATTTCAAAATACGACAATGTTCTTCCAATTTGGGGCATTCAGAAGATGAGTGAGTTGGAAGAGTGGCTTAAGTTTATGGATGAAGAGTCGGTTTGGGACGATGAAATAAGTGAATATATTGAAAAAGAGAGAAAAGAGTTAGTCGGGGATTTCTGCAGAGGATGCGGTTATTGTATGCCTTGCCCTAAGGGAATAAAGATTAACAACTGTGCAAGAATGTCTCTTATGCTTCGTCGAGCACCTTCAAAAGAATGGTTAACAGAAGATATGCAGAAGGAAATGATGAAGATTGAGGATTGCATTAATTGCGGACAGTGCAAGAGCAAGTGTCCTTACAAGCTTGATACACCTGTTTTGCTTAGAAAAAATCTGGAAGATTACAAAAAAGTTCTGGCAGGCGAAGTTAAGGTGCAATAA
- the thyA gene encoding thymidylate synthase: MSYADKIFVDMCRNILDNGTDTKGEKVRPKWDDGSFAYTIKKFGVVNRYDLKKEFPAITLRKTGFKNCLDELLWIWQKKSNNVHDLNSHIWDAWADETGSIGKAYGYQLGIKHHYKEGDMDQVDRVLYDLKHNPYSRRIMTNIYNHEDLHEMNLYPCAYSMTFNVTKNEETGNLVLNGILNQRSQDVLTANNWNVCQYAALIHMFAQVNDMEVGEFIHVIADAHIYDKHVPLIEELITREQHPAPKLWINPEIKNFYDFTVDDLKLEDYVTGPQIKNIPVAV, from the coding sequence ATGAGTTACGCAGATAAAATATTTGTTGATATGTGTAGGAATATTTTGGATAATGGTACAGATACAAAAGGCGAAAAGGTTAGACCTAAGTGGGACGACGGATCTTTTGCATACACTATTAAGAAGTTTGGTGTAGTTAACAGATATGATTTAAAGAAGGAATTTCCGGCTATTACACTTAGAAAGACAGGCTTTAAGAATTGTCTTGATGAACTTCTTTGGATTTGGCAGAAGAAGTCTAATAATGTACATGATTTAAACAGCCATATTTGGGATGCATGGGCTGACGAAACAGGTTCTATTGGAAAGGCTTACGGTTATCAGTTGGGAATTAAGCATCATTATAAAGAAGGTGATATGGATCAGGTTGACCGTGTTTTATATGATTTGAAGCACAATCCATATAGCAGAAGAATTATGACTAATATTTATAATCATGAGGATTTGCATGAAATGAATTTATATCCGTGTGCATATAGTATGACTTTTAATGTTACAAAGAATGAAGAAACAGGCAATCTTGTGCTTAATGGTATTTTAAACCAGCGTTCACAGGATGTTTTGACTGCTAACAACTGGAATGTTTGTCAGTATGCAGCGTTAATTCATATGTTTGCTCAGGTTAATGATATGGAAGTCGGCGAATTTATTCACGTTATTGCTGATGCACATATTTATGACAAGCACGTTCCTTTAATTGAAGAGTTGATTACAAGAGAGCAGCATCCGGCACCTAAGCTTTGGATTAATCCGGAAATTAAGAATTTCTACGATTTTACAGTAGATGATTTGAAACTTGAAGATTACGTTACAGGTCCACAGATTAAAAATATTCCTGTAGCTGTTTAA
- a CDS encoding dihydrofolate reductase, with protein MNLIVAVDENWAIGYNNELLVSIPDDMKFFRETTTGKVVIMGRKTLESFPGGRPLKNRVNIVITKKEDYEVDGAVVVHSVEEAVKEASKYDENDVFVIGGGSIYKAMLPYCNTAYVTYINQAYSADTFIPNLDKEVDWVLADESDENTYFDIEYFFRTYKRK; from the coding sequence ATGAATTTAATTGTAGCAGTTGATGAGAATTGGGCTATTGGTTATAACAATGAGTTACTTGTAAGCATTCCTGATGATATGAAGTTTTTTAGAGAAACAACAACAGGCAAGGTTGTTATTATGGGAAGAAAGACTTTGGAAAGTTTTCCGGGAGGTCGTCCATTAAAGAATAGAGTGAATATTGTTATTACTAAGAAAGAAGATTATGAAGTTGACGGAGCAGTTGTTGTTCACAGCGTTGAAGAAGCAGTGAAGGAAGCTTCAAAATACGACGAAAATGACGTTTTTGTAATTGGTGGCGGAAGTATTTACAAAGCTATGCTTCCATACTGCAATACAGCTTATGTAACATATATTAATCAGGCATATTCAGCAGATACTTTCATACCTAATTTGGATAAAGAGGTTGACTGGGTTTTGGCTGATGAAAGTGACGAAAATACTTATTTTGATATTGAATATTTCTTTAGAACATATAAAAGAAAATAA
- a CDS encoding peptidoglycan-binding protein, translating to MLIKMQVGEQDRGELQVNVTDSDNAPIRDARVTISEPETAINPNSPIERLETDVSGQTQIVDLNTPPLEYSLNENNENMPYANYNIQIEAPGYETENISNVEILPDSLSLQDVRMRRREGEQVENIDIDPHTLYAEYPEKIPEDEIKDVNEPGEIVLSRVVIPEYVVVHNGTPSSNARDYYVTYKDYIKNVASSEIYATWPRATIEANVLAIMSFTLNRVYTEWYRNKGYDFTITSSTAYDQKWIYGRNIFQSIDEVVDEIFNQYLSRPDVRQPILTQYCDGKRVTCPNWLSQWGSCNLGEQGFGTLEIIRNYYGDDMYINTAEQISGIPASWPGYDLTIGASGQKVMQMQEQLDTIARVYTAIPRVSADGVFGEGTQASVRAFQKIFDLPQTGEVDFSTWYKISQIYVGITRIAEGIPRG from the coding sequence ATGTTAATAAAAATGCAGGTAGGAGAGCAGGACAGAGGTGAGTTGCAGGTTAATGTAACGGATTCTGACAATGCTCCCATTAGGGATGCAAGGGTAACTATCAGTGAGCCTGAAACAGCCATTAATCCCAACAGTCCCATTGAAAGGCTTGAAACGGATGTTTCCGGGCAGACTCAGATTGTGGATTTAAATACTCCACCATTGGAATATAGTCTTAATGAAAATAATGAGAATATGCCTTATGCCAATTATAATATTCAAATTGAGGCACCGGGCTATGAAACGGAAAATATTAGTAATGTGGAGATTTTGCCTGATTCACTATCACTTCAAGATGTGCGTATGAGAAGGCGTGAAGGTGAACAGGTGGAGAATATAGATATTGATCCCCATACCCTTTATGCTGAGTATCCGGAAAAGATTCCTGAGGACGAAATTAAAGATGTAAATGAACCGGGGGAAATTGTTTTAAGCAGAGTTGTTATACCTGAATATGTTGTGGTTCACAATGGAACGCCTTCAAGCAATGCAAGGGATTATTATGTAACATATAAAGATTATATTAAAAACGTGGCTTCATCGGAAATATATGCAACGTGGCCTAGGGCAACTATTGAGGCAAACGTGCTTGCAATTATGTCATTTACCTTAAACAGGGTTTACACTGAGTGGTATAGAAACAAAGGCTACGATTTTACCATTACATCCTCAACGGCATATGACCAAAAATGGATTTATGGAAGAAATATTTTCCAGTCTATTGATGAGGTTGTTGACGAGATTTTCAACCAATATCTTTCAAGACCTGATGTAAGGCAGCCAATTCTTACTCAGTATTGCGATGGAAAAAGAGTTACCTGTCCTAATTGGCTTAGCCAGTGGGGGTCCTGCAATTTAGGTGAGCAGGGCTTTGGAACGTTAGAAATTATACGAAACTATTATGGCGATGATATGTATATTAACACTGCTGAACAGATTTCAGGCATTCCTGCATCATGGCCCGGCTACGATCTGACTATAGGTGCAAGTGGTCAGAAGGTTATGCAGATGCAGGAACAGCTAGATACCATTGCCAGAGTTTACACAGCCATTCCAAGAGTTTCAGCAGATGGAGTTTTCGGTGAAGGTACTCAGGCTTCGGTGAGGGCATTCCAAAAGATTTTTGATTTGCCACAAACAGGGGAGGTAGATTTTAGTACGTGGTACAAAATATCTCAGATTTACGTTGGCATAACAAGAATAGCAGAAGGAATCCCCAGAGGATAA
- a CDS encoding endonuclease III domain-containing protein: protein MRKKELAKIIIERLKEEYPDADCTLDYNDAWKLLISVRLAAQCTDARVNVVVPHLYEKFPTIDALANADVSEIEEIVRPCGLGRSKARDISLCMRMLRDEFDSKVPDDFNQLLKLPGVGRKSANLIMGDVFGKPAIVTDTHCIRLVNRMGLVDNIKEPKKVEMALWKIIPPEEGSDFCHRLVYHGREICTARTAPHCDRCCLNDVCKKNIK, encoded by the coding sequence ATGAGAAAAAAAGAATTAGCAAAAATTATTATAGAAAGATTAAAAGAAGAATACCCTGACGCAGACTGCACTTTGGACTACAATGACGCTTGGAAATTGTTAATAAGCGTAAGACTTGCTGCTCAGTGTACTGACGCAAGAGTAAACGTTGTAGTGCCTCATTTGTACGAGAAATTTCCAACAATTGATGCTTTGGCAAACGCTGATGTTAGCGAAATTGAAGAAATTGTAAGACCTTGCGGTCTTGGAAGAAGCAAGGCTAGGGATATTAGTCTTTGCATGAGAATGCTTAGAGATGAATTTGACAGCAAAGTTCCTGACGACTTTAACCAATTATTAAAACTTCCGGGAGTTGGACGAAAAAGTGCCAACCTTATAATGGGTGATGTTTTTGGCAAGCCTGCCATTGTAACTGACACTCACTGCATAAGACTTGTAAACCGAATGGGACTTGTAGACAACATTAAGGAGCCTAAGAAAGTTGAAATGGCTCTCTGGAAAATTATCCCTCCCGAGGAAGGCAGTGACTTCTGCCACCGACTTGTATATCACGGAAGGGAAATCTGTACTGCTAGAACAGCACCTCATTGCGACCGTTGCTGTTTAAATGATGTGTGTAAAAAGAATATAAAATAA
- a CDS encoding carbamoyl phosphate synthase small subunit, translated as MNAFLILEDGTVFKGTSIGSTREIISEIVFNTSMWGYLEVLTDPSYAGQAVCMTYPLIGNYGICHEDMESLRPWPDGYIVNELSRMPSNFRSDDTIQNFLEEHDIPGIAGIDTRALTKILREKGTMNGMITTNENYNLDEILPKIKEYRVTGVVKKVSCTEKKELKGDGFKVALLDIGAKNNIGKSLNERGCDVTIYPCDTPAEEIIASNPDGIMLSNGPGDPKECEYQIEQIRKLYNTDIPIFAICLGHQLMALATGADTKKMKYGHRGGNHPVKDLASGHVYISSQNHGYMVDGETVNPEVAEVAFINVNDKTVEGLRYKNKSIFTVQFHPEACPGPQDSDRLFDEFIQMMEVKKNA; from the coding sequence ATGAACGCTTTTCTAATCTTAGAAGACGGTACAGTTTTCAAAGGAACATCTATTGGATCAACAAGAGAGATAATTAGTGAAATCGTATTTAATACATCAATGTGGGGTTATTTAGAAGTATTAACTGATCCTTCATATGCAGGTCAGGCAGTATGTATGACTTACCCATTGATTGGTAACTACGGAATTTGCCACGAGGACATGGAATCACTTAGACCATGGCCGGACGGATATATTGTTAACGAACTTAGCAGAATGCCAAGTAACTTTAGAAGTGATGATACTATTCAGAATTTCTTAGAAGAACATGATATTCCTGGTATTGCGGGAATCGATACAAGAGCTTTAACAAAGATTCTTCGTGAAAAAGGAACAATGAACGGAATGATTACAACTAACGAGAATTACAACCTTGACGAAATACTTCCTAAGATTAAGGAATACAGAGTAACAGGAGTTGTTAAGAAAGTTAGTTGCACTGAAAAGAAAGAATTAAAGGGAGATGGATTTAAGGTAGCTTTATTAGATATTGGTGCAAAGAACAATATTGGAAAATCTCTTAACGAAAGAGGTTGTGACGTTACTATTTATCCATGTGACACACCGGCAGAAGAAATTATTGCGTCAAACCCTGACGGAATTATGTTATCTAATGGTCCCGGGGATCCAAAAGAGTGTGAATATCAGATTGAACAGATTAGAAAATTATACAATACAGATATTCCAATTTTTGCAATCTGCCTTGGACATCAGCTTATGGCACTTGCTACAGGAGCAGATACAAAGAAGATGAAATATGGTCATAGAGGTGGTAATCACCCTGTTAAAGACCTTGCATCAGGACATGTATACATATCTTCACAGAACCACGGATATATGGTTGACGGAGAGACAGTAAATCCTGAAGTTGCAGAAGTAGCTTTCATAAATGTAAATGATAAAACCGTAGAAGGTTTAAGATATAAAAACAAGAGTATTTTTACAGTTCAGTTCCATCCGGAAGCATGCCCTGGTCCACAGGATTCGGACAGACTGTTTGACGAATTTATTCAAATGATGGAGGTGAAGAAGAATGCCTAA